AGGCGCGGGCCACGATCCTGCGCCGCATCGACGAACTGCGCGGCGACGAACCCTGGCCCGGCTACGACGAGATGAGCGTGGACGAGATCCTGCCTCGTATGCGCGATGCCTCCCCGCAGGAGCAGGCCGCCGTGGCCGACTACGAGCAGCGCCACAAACAACGCCGCACCATCACCACCCACACCCCCAGCTGACCGGTCACGACTCCGCGGCGGAAGGGGTTGCTCGGCCCAGGCGGGTACTGCGTCGGCAGCGCGGGAGCATGCGGGAACGAGGTGACGTCGCCGCTGGTTATCGCACCGAGATGCCTCGTGGCCCGTGCGTGCTGCTCGCCGACGGCAGTGCCCCGGCACCCAGGCCGATGGCCACCACCCCGGCGACCCACGAGGTCCACGTCGCCCACGGCTGGCCGGTGTAGCCCAGGACCACGGGTGCGAACACCAGCAGCACACCCAGCACGACCAGCGCGGCCGTCGCCGGTGCCGACGGCACCGTGAACAGCGGGCTCACCGCGACCACCACACCGACCAGCGCGGCCAGCCAGTCCTGCCACCGTAGCCAGCTCCGCATCACCCCTCACCTCACTCGACGCGTCCCGTCGTGGAGGGGGTGCTGTTCGTCGTCCTCCGGCAGCTGTAGGTCGGTGACGTCGATGTTGACCTCGACGACCTGCAGACCGGTCATCTGCTCCACCGAGCCGATCACGTTGCGGCGCACCGAGCGGCCAGCTCGGCGATGGCCACCCCGTAGTCGACCACGATGACCAGATCGATCGCGGCCTGGCGCTCGCCCACCTCGACCGAGACTCCCTGGCTGCTGGAGGCCCGGGCGCCGGGGATGCGCTCGCGCACCGCGCCCCACGCGCGGGACGTGCCGGTGCCGAACCCGTACACCCCGCTCACCTCGCGGGCGGCCCTGCCGGCGATCTTGGTGACCACCACGTCAGCGACGGTGGTCTTTCCCTGGCTACTCTCCAACGGCGAGCCTTCCGAGACGGCAGGACTGCGCGGCGACGGCGCCGTGGACGCGGCACCCTTACGCTGCGGCTCCGTGGTGGGCTGCTGGCCCGTCGGTGTAGTCATAGCCGCACTCCTTCGGCCCGAGCAGAATCCGCCTGCAAGGCCTGCAGATGCTCCTGCGAACACGCGATCAGCACGACCTCCACGCCGGGGACCCGATCCTGGCCTCCAGCGTCCGTCTCGAAGGCCAGGGTCCAGGCCAGCGCCTCCGGCTCCAGCACGCAGCCGCACCAATCACACCGGCGCGAATCGCCCATACCAGACATGATGCGCCTCGGGGTCCCCACAGGCCACACCGAGCCCGATAAGCATCAGCAGGCCGCGCCGGGGCGGGCGCACAATGATCGTGTCACTGCTTGTCGGGGGTCACGCGCACCTCGACCGGCACCGCCCCGGTGACATCGGTGTGGCCACCGCGCTCAGCAACCACCAGGCCTGGTTCAACGCCCTCGTCGCCGCCCCGAGTGCCCTCCCGCCGTGAAAACCCTCGGCGACCTCAACCTGGACCCACTCGCCGACACCCTCGACGACTGGATCACCCCAACCCCACCGGAACCCGCCTGGCCACCCCATGACCAGCGACAACGACCACTTTCCCACGGCGAGATAAAATCTATCGTCGCCGGTGTAGACATGCCACTGTGGGCCTGTTAGGGTTTCTGCCATCAGACGGAGACAGCCCACAGCGCCATCACCGACGAATCGGCGCCGCAGTGAGCAAGTGGAAGTGACAGTCCCTCGCGGGGGCGGGTCGCACGGTTCCCGCCCCCGCGGGCGTCGAGCACCAGGCACACCCGAGCAAGAAGGGGGTCGTCGTTCGCCCGTTACCCAGCGAGTGTCGCACCCACCTCCCCATGGCTCGGTGCGGTCCGCAGTGAACTGAGCAAGACCATCCCTCGCAGCCCCCGGTGCACCGCTGGTGCACCGGGGGCCTTTTCGAGGGCCAAGGAGCAGGCATGAACCCCGACCGGCCCGGTGCCAACGAGACGTTCGACGATCCCGACTACCACGCCTACACCATCAGGACCGTCAGGCGGCGGGGCCGCCGGGGAACAGGGCGCGGGGTTCCAGGTCCAGTCGGGTGACCGGAACCGCGTCGGGTGGGTCGAGATCGAGCACCAGGTCGCCGAGGCGGCGGAGGGTGTAGGTGATGTAGGGGTGATGGTGGCCAGGTCGTCGTGGTCGACCGGGTGTCCCTCGGCGGCCAGGGCGTTGGTGACGTCGGTGATGTCCAGCGCGGTGGAGTAGATCGCGCAGTTGGCCATGAGCTCGTTGAACTTGACTACCAGTTCCTGATGGTCGGGGTCGTTGTGGCCGATGAGCTTCCCGCCGACCATCAGCCACTCGGCGTAGCCGTGGAACGCCTCGGCCTTGTTGGTGATCGCGGTGATCTGCTCCCGCAGCTCTGGTTCCGACAGGAACCGGAGCAGCGTAATCGTCATGATCACCCGGCCCAGTTCCCGAAACGCCCGATAGAGCCGGTTCTTGCGAGAGTGGTTGCCGAGCCGGCGCAGCAGCGTCACCGAGGACACGCGGCTTTCGCGGATGGAGATCGCGGTGCGCAGCAGGTCGGTCCAGTGCCGCTCGATCAGGTCCCAGTCAATGGCGTTGTCGCCGAACAGCGCGTCGATGTGCTGGTAACGGGTGCGCGGATCGGGCCGGTAGAAGATCAGGTCGTGCCAGTTGCGGATGCGCGGCAGCAGCTCGAAGCCCAGCAGCGCGGCGAGTCCGAAGACAGGCAGCGACTGGCCCTGCGTGTCGGCGTGGATGGCCTCGGGCTGTATGTCGGAGTCGTTGTTGAGCAGCCCTTCGATGATGTAGATGGCTCCCCACACCCCGCAGGGGATGAAGTGGGAGAACAGGGCGATGTAGGAGTCGGCCACGTGCCGCATCGCGATCCCGCCGTAGCCGCCGTAGCGGATGTGGGACTCGGCGAGCAGGTTGTTTTCCCAGGTGTCTACCTGGGATCCGTCGACCGCGACCACCTGGCCGTCACCCCAGATCCCGGCCACGTCCAGCTTGGCGAACTCGTTGATCACGTCCATCGAGCCCCGATACACCTTGCTCGGGTCGGAGTGCTTGTTACCGGCGGTGTAGATCTCGTGGGCGGAGACTCTGCCGCGCATGTGCCGGGCGACCTCGGCCGGGCCGAGGTTGGTGCCGTAGGCGTAGGTCGTGGTCACGTAGCGGCCCAGGGTGTCGCGGACCTTCGGGTCCGACCCCGAGGTCGGCCCGAAATGACGGTGCCAGCCGGTCAGGTAAGCAGTGCGGGTGAGGATGTCCAACAAGCTGCGCTCCGGCAGCCGCTGGTGGATCGCTGCCTCCAACGCGACCGCCGAGGACCGCCGGTCGGCGCCCTTACGGCGCTTGAGCACCGGGCGGTCGCCGTCCAGCACCAGGTCGGTGTTCGCCGGGTAGCCGGCGTCGACGGCCGCGGCGGTGCGCGTCAGCTCATGCCGGTAGTGCGCCACCAGCTCGGTCGCCTCGGTGGGGATACCGGCCTGGGCGCAGAAGTCCGCGGCCAGCGGCGCGCACTCGTCCCAGCTCATGAGTTGGGCGTGCAGGTTGGCGTAGGAGTCCGAACCGGCCACCGCGATGTCACCGGACCGCAGTTCAGCGGCCAGATAGGAGAACACACAGATCTCCAGGTGCCGACGGGCCAGCATTCCCGGCCGCTGCCGGTCCCGCAGTACCTTCTCCCAGGCGTCGCTGGCGAAGGCATCCACGTTCACGGTGAGCGTAGTGGGCTGGCCATCGGTCCCGACCGTGATCGTCTCCGGTAGCCAGTCGCTGCGCCGATCCCGGTTGGCGCGGATGAACTCCACCGCGTCCAACACGCTGCGGTCCGCGCTGGTCGCCTCCAGCTCGATCGCGTCGACCAGCGTGAACAGCACCGGCCGGTGCGAGCGGTAGAACCGCTCCAGCAGCGGCAGGTAGTTGTTGCCGTGATACGCCGACACCGCCTCGGCGGCGGTGGCCAGCTCATCGATCCCGCCCGCGTCGGCCAGCGTCTTGAGCACCAGCCGACCCGCCCGCTCCTCCACACCACCCTGAACACCGCCGACGCCGGAACCAGCGTCAAGACCAGGCCCTTCGATGCCCGCTACCGACCCGGCCGCCAACTCAGGCGTCGACACCGAGGTGGCAGCGGGGGTGGTCGCTTCGCGGGCGGCGGCCAGCACCTCGCCGAACACACCGATCAGTCGCTCGGTCTCTGCTCGGTTGGCGGTCTGGATCTCCTCCAACCGCTCCCGGCCCTTCTTGTGCAAAGCGGCCATGCGCTTGCAGAACATGGTCACCACCTCGTCCCGCGCCGCGGTCCGGCACTCGTGCACGAGGCTGATCAGCAGCGTCAGCCGCTTGTCATCGTTGAGAACCTTGCACATGTCCGCGGCGTCGGTCACCCGCGCCTCGCCCGCGAAGTGCGCGATCTTGCCCGGCGGGATGCCTTCCAGCCACTGCTCGGTCGGCCCCAACCCGTCCAGCCAGGCCAGGTACGCCAGACGCTGCTTGAACTTGCCCAGCGTCGCGGCCTGCGCCGAATCTTTCAGCCGGTCGAACTCGCTGCGCCTGCTCGCCGGGTCAACCCACAGCAGCCGCTCCAGCCGTGTCCGCTGCATCCGGCCCGGCCGGTCCGCCACCGCAGTGAACATACCGCCGTTGACCTCGGCGCGGATCGAGGCGGCCATCGCGTCCAGCGTGGTGTAGCCGGGCAGCTCACAGCTCTGGCGCACCAGCTCGTCCAACGCCACGTTGATCAAATCCGCCGGGTTGTTCTTGGACTGCACGACCTTGCGGATCGCCGCATCGGCCACCGCCCGCACCGTGGCCGGCGTGTACTTCACGCCCAACCGTGTGCGCACGAAGTCCCGGTGCCGCCACAGCGTCCGGTCCGACTCATGCGCCGCCTCCACGGCCTCGTCCAGCTCTAGCTTGCCGCGCACATGGTCGACCACCGCGGGCGGCACGTCGGCCAGCTTCGAGAAGTACCCCAGCCGCTGATAGCACTTCAGCAGCACCACCAGCGCCAAGAAATGCTGCTCGGTCGCGGTCTTCGACCGAGCCCACTCGACCTCGTCCGCGGTGGGGGTGAACGCCTCCGCCAGCTCCCGCGCTGACACCACCCGCTTGAACCGCGGATACGCGGTCCGATCAATCGACGCCAACCCGACACCCCAGCAACGATCAAGACCGAGACGTAGGCACCCTAGCCACCCGCCACAATCACCTGCCGACCGGCCGTTGAGCAGTAGCTACCCATGGGCGCGGCAGGTTTCTGGCGTATTCCGGTCCCACCCCGACTTCACCGGATCCCGTGAACGCGGCGTCATCGCCAACAGCATCGGCGACGGCCACATCGCCACCGCCCCGCGCAAGGACTTCGCCGAGGCCGCCACCGTCGACCTCACCACGCCCGGCCACGAAGGCAAGGTCTACGAACTCTCCGGAGACACCACCTAGTGTTGTGAGTCGTTGATTCGTTGGCAGTATGTGGCGAGGGTGTCGAGGATCTCGTCGGCGGTCTTGGTCCAGATGAAGGGTTTGGGGTCGGCGTTCCAGGCTTCGATCCAGGCGGTGACGTCGGCTTCGAGTTCGTCGACACTACGGTGGGCCGAGCGGCGGAATTTGCCGCGTGGTGAGTTCGGCGAACCAGCGTTCCACCAAATTGAGCCAGGAGGCACTGGTCGGGGTGAAGTGCACGTGGAACCGCGGGTGGGCCAGGAGCCATTTCTTGATGGCCGGTGTTTCGTGAGTGCCGTAGTTGTGGTGGCCCACCGCCGTGTGAAGAACAATCGGTTGGCCACCGTCGGCTACAGCTGGGCATTCATGGCCATGACCAACTCACCACACGCCAAGGTCCACTACCGACGACGCAAAGACTCTGGTGATCGCCACGCCGCCCTGCGACATCTGTTCAACAAGATGCTCGGCCAGCCCTTCCACTGCCTGCACAGCGAGGAGCTCTACAACCCGATCAGGGCATTCGGCGACACACCACCAGCTACCTCCACTTGACGTTACGGACCATCGAAGGTCTTCGGGAGTTTCGGGCCTAAGTTGTGCGCGCTGGAGCAGGAGGATATGGGACGCACCGGTGACGACCGAAAGCGAGGAA
This genomic interval from Haloactinomyces albus contains the following:
- a CDS encoding Tn3 family transposase; this translates as MASIDRTAYPRFKRVVSARELAEAFTPTADEVEWARSKTATEQHFLALVVLLKCYQRLGYFSKLADVPPAVVDHVRGKLELDEAVEAAHESDRTLWRHRDFVRTRLGVKYTPATVRAVADAAIRKVVQSKNNPADLINVALDELVRQSCELPGYTTLDAMAASIRAEVNGGMFTAVADRPGRMQRTRLERLLWVDPASRRSEFDRLKDSAQAATLGKFKQRLAYLAWLDGLGPTEQWLEGIPPGKIAHFAGEARVTDAADMCKVLNDDKRLTLLISLVHECRTAARDEVVTMFCKRMAALHKKGRERLEEIQTANRAETERLIGVFGEVLAAAREATTPAATSVSTPELAAGSVAGIEGPGLDAGSGVGGVQGGVEERAGRLVLKTLADAGGIDELATAAEAVSAYHGNNYLPLLERFYRSHRPVLFTLVDAIELEATSADRSVLDAVEFIRANRDRRSDWLPETITVGTDGQPTTLTVNVDAFASDAWEKVLRDRQRPGMLARRHLEICVFSYLAAELRSGDIAVAGSDSYANLHAQLMSWDECAPLAADFCAQAGIPTEATELVAHYRHELTRTAAAVDAGYPANTDLVLDGDRPVLKRRKGADRRSSAVALEAAIHQRLPERSLLDILTRTAYLTGWHRHFGPTSGSDPKVRDTLGRYVTTTYAYGTNLGPAEVARHMRGRVSAHEIYTAGNKHSDPSKVYRGSMDVINEFAKLDVAGIWGDGQVVAVDGSQVDTWENNLLAESHIRYGGYGGIAMRHVADSYIALFSHFIPCGVWGAIYIIEGLLNNDSDIQPEAIHADTQGQSLPVFGLAALLGFELLPRIRNWHDLIFYRPDPRTRYQHIDALFGDNAIDWDLIERHWTDLLRTAISIRESRVSSVTLLRRLGNHSRKNRLYRAFRELGRVIMTITLLRFLSEPELREQITAITNKAEAFHGYAEWLMVGGKLIGHNDPDHQELVVKFNELMANCAIYSTALDITDVTNALAAEGHPVDHDDLATITPTSPTPSAASATWCSISTHPTRFRSPDWTWNPAPCSPAAPPPDGPDGVGVVVGIVERLVGTGPVGVHACSLALEKAPGAPAVHRGLRGMVLLSSLRTAPSHGEVGATLAG